The Coccidioides posadasii str. Silveira chromosome 5, complete sequence genome has a segment encoding these proteins:
- a CDS encoding uncharacterized protein (EggNog:ENOG410PGZQ~COG:I~TransMembrane:1 (i97-116o)~BUSCO:2449at33183), whose product MTANSSRRRLQMKSPRTDGDEKEEDYGLPDFHTRFINDEDLEEFEKALNAPQALSLVAINDWRPIHRRVRKPGKLPIVPQRTKDETREGVVYTLLKWPFLLFVLSWIVFLGALYILTRLYISLYEHFFAWTGQRQRLRRALHSTVDYQHWKNAAKELDEYLGNDAWKERPQYAYYDNTTVMTVVSQLRQLKAQTEAGGINGKAAAEELCTLLEGCIKTNFAGIENPRLYSETYYGTKDLVQEFIEEAHTSLRLVLTSEQLSDERKQGLFRHLDTNFGRTVLCLSGGATLAYYHFGVIKALLDNDVLPDIISGTSGGALVAALVATRTDEELKKLLVPELAHKIKACQDGIATWAVRCWRTGARFDVMQWAEQCSWFCRGSTTFREAYERTGRVLNVSCVPSDPHSPTILANYLTSPNCVIWSAVLASAAVPGILNPVVLMMKKPDGTLAPYSFGHKWKDGSLRTDIPLKALDVHFNASFSIVSQVNPHISLFFFSSRGSVGRPVTHRKGRGWRGGFLGSALEQYIKLDLNKWLKVMRHLELLPRPLGQDWSEIWLQRFSGTVTIWPKSVLSDLYYILSDPSVQRLARMLHEGQQCTFPKIKFISNRMKIERVIAEGLMKDPEWAGSGRWNNVPVRSRTDQTLPYEENAQQRSASMLADTVSHLRDTGHFREAPTSHPTGSPVRPTSGRRNSLMEEIRRQSAVFFDDTDDTMPSDDEKFPYQGQSSGTKIG is encoded by the exons ATGACAGCAAACTCCTCGAGAAGAAGACTGCAGATGAAATCTCCGAGAACGGATGGCGacgaaaaagaagaggactACGGTCTCCCAGACTTTCACACTCGATTCATCAATGAcgaagatcttgaagagtttgaaAAGGCTCTGAACGCGCCGCAAGCCTTGTCTCTCGTCGCAATAAATGACTGGAGGCCTATACACCGGCGGGTACGGAAACCGGGAAAGCTGCCAATAGTTCCTCAGAGGACCAAAGACGAAACGCGAGAAGGCGTCGTGTACACGCTGCTGAAATGGCCATTCCTGCTATTTGTGCTGTCATGGATCGTGTTCCTCGGGGCGTTATACATCTTAACACGGCTCTACATTTCGCTCTATGAGCATTTCTTTGCGTGGACGGGGCAAAGACAAAGACTGAGGAGGGCTCTTCATTCTACAGTCGACTACCAGCATTGGAAAAATGCAGCGAAGGAGTTGGACGAATATCTGGGGAATGACGCATGGAAGGAGCGCCCTCAATATGCATACTACGATAACACCACTGTGATGACGGTAGTAAGCCAGTTGAGGCAGCTTAAGGCGCAAACTGAAGCGGGTGGAATCAACGGCAAGGCTGCGGCCGAGGAACTCTGCACCCTATTGGAGGGATGCATCAAAACCAACTTTGCCGGAATAGAAAATCCACGGCTATATAGTGAAACTTACTATGGGACTAAAGATTTGGTTCAAGAGTTTATTGAAGAAGCACATACATCACTGAGGCTGGTTTTGACGAGTGAGCAGCTATCAGATGAAAGAAAACAGGGTCTGTTCAGGCACCTTGATACAAACTTTGGTCGTACCGTCTTGTGTCTATCAGGAGGAGCTACTCTAGCGTATTACCACTTTGGTGTTATCAAAGCCTTGCTTGATAACGATGTCCTTCCGGACATCATCTCCGGCACCTCGGGGGGAGCTCTCGTGGCGGCATTAGTGGCGACGAGAACCGACGAAGAGCTCAAAAAGCTTCTTGTCCCTGAGTTAGCACATAAAATTAAAGCTTGCCAGGATGGGATAGCGACTTGGGCAGTACGCTGTTGGCGAACTGGTGCACGTTTCGATGTGATGCAGTGGGCTGAACAGTGCAGCTGGTTTTGCAGAGGTTCTACAACCTTTCGTGAAGCATATGAACGAACTGGGCGTGTTCTCAACGTTTCATGTGTACCGTCAGATCCTCATTCGCCTACGATTTTAGCAAATTATCTTACATCACCGAACTGTGTTATTTGGAGTGCAGTCCTTGCCTCTGCTGCAGTTCCAGGAATCTTGAATCCTGTTGTATTGATGATGAAAAAGCCGGACGGTACACTTGCGCCTTATTCATTTGGGCATAAATGGAAAGATGGGAGTCTTCGGACGGATATTCCACTGAAGGCTCTGGATGTCCACTTTAATGCCAGTTTTTCCATCGTTTCACAG GTCAATCCTCACAtcagccttttctttttcagcTCTCGAGGTTCAGTTGGCCGGCCCGTAACCCATCGAAAAGGCCGAGGTTGGCGTGGAGGTTTCCTTGGTTCCGCATTGGAACAGTATATCAAGCTAGACCTCAACAAATGGCTTAAAGTCATGCGACATCTTGAACTTCTTCCCCGACCCTTAGGCCAAGACTGGAGCGAAATTTGGCTCCAAAGGTTCAGCGGAACAGTGACCATATGGCCTAAATCCGTCCTATCAGATCTATATTATATTTTGTCTGACCCGAGCGTACAACGCTTAGCAAGGATGTTACATGAAGGACAACAATGCACGTTTCCCAAGATCAAATTTATCAGTAATAGGATGAAAATCGAACGAGTCATTGCCGAAGGGCTAATGAAAGATCCGGAATGGGCTGGGAGCGGGAGGTGGAACAATGTACCCGTTCGATCGCGGACTGATCAAACCCTTCCGTACGAGGAAAACGCCCAGCAGCGATCGGCCAGTATGTTGGCTGATACTGTGAGCCACCTGAGAGACACCGGTCATTTTAGAGAGGCACCGACCTCTCATCCGACAGGCTCGCCTGTACGTCCGACTTCTGGGCGCCGAAATAGCCTCATGGAAGAAATTAGACGGCAGTCTGCAGTGTTTTTTGATGATACCGATGATACCATGCCCAGCGACGATGAAAAATTTCCTTATCAAGGCCAGTCTAGTGGCACCAAGATTGGATAA